Proteins encoded together in one Alteribacter keqinensis window:
- a CDS encoding pyrimidine-nucleoside phosphorylase: MRMVDLIEKKRDGHELTQEEITFIIDGYVKDDIPDYQMSAFSMAVFFRGMTDEESAFLTDAIVHSGETIDLSAIDGIKVDKHSTGGVGDTTTLVLAPLVASVGVPVAKMSGRGLGHTGGTIDKLEAIPGFSVEITNDTFIDLVNRNKVAVIGQTADLTPADKKLYSLRDVTATVNSIPLIASSIMSKKLASGADAIVLDVKTGSGAFMKKLDDAKELARTMVKIGNDLGRSTSAVISDMSQPLGQAIGNALEVKEAILTLKGEGPKDLTDLCLALGSHMVVLAGKAKDDEEAKEMLKGAIKDGSALEHFKLFAKSQHGDPEVIADPDKLPKANFIFDVKAKADGIVSAITADKIGTAAMILGAGRATKTSEIDLAVGLVLNKKIGDHVTKGESLVTIHSNQENVDDCMNRIYESYTISTDEVSAPPLIYDVIKK; the protein is encoded by the coding sequence ATTTAATAGAGAAAAAGCGTGATGGTCATGAACTGACACAAGAGGAAATCACCTTCATTATTGACGGTTATGTAAAAGATGACATTCCAGATTACCAAATGAGCGCCTTTTCCATGGCTGTTTTTTTCAGAGGTATGACTGATGAGGAGAGTGCGTTCCTCACAGACGCTATTGTTCATTCCGGTGAGACCATTGACCTCTCAGCCATTGATGGAATTAAAGTGGATAAACACAGCACCGGTGGTGTAGGGGATACGACTACACTTGTCCTGGCACCTCTTGTCGCCAGTGTTGGTGTACCGGTGGCGAAAATGAGTGGACGGGGTCTGGGTCATACCGGTGGCACCATTGATAAACTGGAAGCCATCCCAGGGTTCAGTGTTGAGATTACAAACGATACGTTTATTGACCTGGTAAACAGGAATAAAGTAGCCGTAATCGGACAGACAGCAGATTTAACGCCTGCTGACAAAAAACTTTATTCCCTGCGTGATGTAACAGCAACGGTAAATTCGATTCCTCTTATTGCAAGTTCTATTATGAGTAAAAAGCTTGCTTCAGGTGCGGATGCAATCGTGCTGGATGTTAAGACGGGTTCAGGTGCCTTTATGAAAAAGCTGGACGATGCAAAAGAGCTTGCGAGAACGATGGTGAAAATCGGAAACGACCTGGGGCGCAGCACGTCCGCTGTCATTTCTGATATGAGCCAGCCTCTTGGACAAGCAATCGGAAATGCACTTGAGGTTAAAGAAGCAATTCTGACACTGAAAGGCGAGGGTCCGAAAGACCTGACCGACCTTTGTCTTGCACTTGGAAGTCATATGGTTGTCCTGGCAGGGAAAGCAAAAGACGATGAGGAAGCAAAGGAGATGCTTAAAGGTGCTATTAAAGACGGCTCTGCCCTGGAACACTTTAAGCTCTTTGCCAAGTCCCAGCATGGGGACCCTGAAGTGATTGCCGACCCGGATAAGCTTCCAAAAGCGAATTTCATTTTTGATGTAAAAGCAAAGGCAGACGGTATTGTTTCTGCCATTACCGCGGATAAAATCGGAACCGCTGCTATGATTCTCGGAGCGGGACGGGCAACGAAAACATCTGAGATTGACCTGGCTGTGGGTCTCGTTCTCAACAAAAAGATCGGAGACCATGTTACAAAAGGAGAGTCTCTTGTAACCATTCACAGCAATCAGGAAAATGTGGACGATTGTATGAACCGGATTTATGAATCATATACCATTTCAACTGATGAAGTAAGTGCACCTCCACTTATTTATGACGTGATAAAAAAATAG
- a CDS encoding D-alanyl-D-alanine carboxypeptidase family protein, producing MKQSLRILLALIILMALMTSIMTPASAREGGVKLADDASSAILIERDTGKIMFEKNSNEKLPPASMTKIMTMLLIMEAIDNGKITLDEKVRTSERAASMGGSQIFLEPGEEMTVDEMLKGIAIASGNDASVAMAEHLAGSEDEFVNMMNDKAKELGLKDTNFVNSNGLPVADHYTTAHDMAMMSRELLKYESITDYTSLYEDYLRADSDKKFWLVNTNKLVKFYPGVDGLKTGFTREAKYCLTATANKKDMRVIAVVMGASTPKDRNRQVTEMLDYAYSQYQVHKQYDRGTVIAQVKVNKGAKNKVDAVTAENVSMLTKKGESLEGATEEVVWNEDVKAPLKEGQTVGTLKVKLDEKVLSEVSLVLSEDVDEASLWQFIKRTASIMGGKRES from the coding sequence ATGAAACAAAGTTTAAGGATTTTACTTGCATTAATTATTCTGATGGCATTAATGACAAGCATAATGACTCCTGCCTCTGCCCGTGAAGGTGGCGTAAAACTTGCTGATGATGCCAGCTCGGCAATCTTAATTGAGCGAGATACAGGAAAAATAATGTTTGAAAAAAACAGTAATGAAAAACTCCCCCCTGCTTCCATGACGAAGATTATGACGATGCTTCTTATTATGGAAGCAATCGATAATGGGAAGATAACGTTAGATGAAAAAGTCCGCACAAGTGAACGTGCTGCATCAATGGGCGGATCCCAAATTTTTCTGGAGCCGGGTGAAGAAATGACCGTTGATGAAATGCTGAAAGGCATTGCCATCGCTTCAGGGAATGATGCTTCTGTAGCCATGGCTGAACACCTTGCAGGTTCTGAGGACGAGTTTGTAAACATGATGAATGACAAAGCAAAAGAACTGGGATTAAAGGATACAAACTTTGTGAATTCAAACGGGTTACCGGTAGCAGACCACTACACTACGGCACATGACATGGCTATGATGTCCCGGGAACTTCTGAAATACGAATCAATTACCGATTATACAAGCCTTTATGAAGATTACCTCCGAGCAGACAGCGATAAAAAATTCTGGCTCGTAAATACAAATAAGCTTGTAAAATTTTATCCTGGTGTTGACGGCCTTAAAACAGGATTTACAAGAGAGGCAAAATACTGTCTTACCGCCACCGCGAATAAAAAGGATATGCGGGTAATTGCTGTTGTGATGGGGGCTTCGACACCTAAAGACAGGAACCGTCAGGTTACAGAGATGCTTGATTATGCATACAGTCAGTACCAGGTGCATAAGCAGTATGACCGGGGAACGGTCATTGCCCAGGTAAAAGTAAATAAAGGCGCAAAAAATAAAGTAGATGCTGTAACCGCTGAGAATGTATCCATGCTTACAAAAAAAGGAGAGTCCCTTGAAGGTGCAACTGAAGAGGTCGTCTGGAATGAAGATGTGAAAGCGCCATTAAAAGAAGGACAAACCGTAGGAACGCTGAAGGTAAAACTGGACGAAAAAGTACTTTCGGAAGTCTCTCTTGTACTTTCAGAAGATGTAGATGAAGCTTCTTTATGGCAGTTTATAAAACGGACAGCATCTATTATGGGTGGAAAAAGAGAGTCATGA
- the spoIIAA gene encoding anti-sigma F factor antagonist yields the protein MSLLIDLEKKENVLCVRLEGELDHHTAKKLKERVDQAMKEHHLTHMLLNLEQLTFMDSSGLGVILGRYKFIQTLGGEMVVCSISPQIKRLFDMSGLFKIIRLETDEDRALSMLGVAS from the coding sequence GTGAGCTTACTGATTGATTTAGAAAAAAAGGAAAATGTCCTTTGTGTAAGACTGGAAGGTGAGCTTGATCATCATACAGCAAAAAAGCTAAAGGAACGGGTTGACCAGGCTATGAAAGAACATCACCTGACACACATGCTGTTAAATTTAGAACAGTTAACTTTCATGGACAGTTCCGGGCTTGGCGTCATTCTGGGCAGGTATAAGTTCATTCAGACATTGGGAGGAGAAATGGTTGTATGTTCTATCTCTCCGCAGATTAAACGATTGTTTGACATGTCCGGACTGTTTAAAATCATACGGTTGGAAACTGACGAGGATCGTGCATTATCCATGCTGGGGGTGGCGTCATGA
- the spoIIAB gene encoding anti-sigma F factor, giving the protein MKNIMKLAFSAISENESFARVAVGAFIAKLDPTMDELTEIKTVVSEAVTNAIIHGYPNEDNGMVKIEAELTDDTVRIMIQDEGVGMSNVEEARQPLYTSKPELERSGMGFTIMENFMDDVEIRSEPMVGTTVRLTKRLSKQKAMCN; this is encoded by the coding sequence ATGAAAAACATCATGAAGTTGGCATTTAGTGCAATCAGTGAAAATGAATCCTTTGCGAGGGTGGCAGTCGGAGCCTTTATTGCGAAGCTCGATCCGACTATGGATGAGCTTACTGAAATTAAAACCGTCGTCAGTGAGGCGGTAACGAATGCGATTATTCACGGTTATCCCAATGAAGATAATGGAATGGTAAAAATTGAAGCAGAGCTCACTGATGACACTGTCCGCATTATGATTCAGGACGAAGGTGTGGGAATGAGTAATGTTGAGGAAGCAAGACAGCCTCTTTACACATCAAAGCCTGAACTTGAACGAAGCGGCATGGGCTTTACGATTATGGAGAATTTTATGGACGATGTAGAAATCCGTTCAGAGCCGATGGTCGGTACTACGGTACGTCTCACAAAGCGCCTTTCTAAACAAAAGGCCATGTGTAATTAG
- the sigF gene encoding RNA polymerase sporulation sigma factor SigF, with the protein MEVNVKQKKEVYLKDEELKRLIAEAQEGNQQSRDRIVSSNTRLVWSVVQRFLNRGYEPDDLFQIGCIGLIKSVDKFDLSYDVKFSTYAVPMIIGEIQRFLRDDGTVKVSRSIKESANKIRKMKEELTKTLGRVPTVNEIAKSLDMSPEDVVFAQEASRNLTSIHETVYENDGDPITLLDQISDQNEGKWFDKIALKDVIEKLEERERLIVYLRYYKDQTQSEVAERLGISQVQVSRLEKKILKQLKDQLGD; encoded by the coding sequence ATGGAAGTAAATGTTAAACAAAAGAAAGAGGTGTATCTGAAGGACGAGGAGCTGAAGCGCCTTATCGCTGAAGCACAAGAGGGAAACCAACAATCAAGAGATCGCATCGTGAGTTCCAATACCCGCCTCGTCTGGTCGGTAGTGCAGCGGTTTTTAAACCGCGGATATGAACCGGATGACTTGTTTCAGATAGGCTGTATCGGTCTGATCAAATCCGTAGACAAATTTGATCTGAGTTACGATGTGAAGTTTTCGACTTATGCAGTACCAATGATTATTGGTGAAATTCAGCGTTTCCTAAGGGATGACGGAACTGTTAAAGTAAGTCGTTCAATTAAGGAAAGCGCTAATAAAATCCGGAAAATGAAAGAAGAGCTTACAAAAACACTAGGACGGGTTCCTACCGTCAACGAAATTGCAAAGAGTCTTGATATGTCTCCTGAGGATGTTGTGTTTGCACAGGAAGCAAGCAGGAATCTGACATCGATTCACGAGACTGTCTATGAAAATGACGGCGATCCTATTACGCTCCTTGATCAAATATCAGACCAGAACGAAGGAAAGTGGTTTGATAAAATTGCATTAAAGGACGTAATCGAAAAGCTGGAAGAACGGGAAAGGCTCATTGTTTATCTGAGATATTATAAGGACCAGACGCAGTCTGAAGTTGCTGAGCGCCTGGGTATCTCACAGGTTCAGGTATCAAGGCTTGAAAAGAAAATATTAAAGCAATTAAAAGACCAACTGGGTGATTAA
- a CDS encoding stage V sporulation protein AA, protein MDERVYIRLKARVRAPKPETLMLKDIAQLIADEQMLRNLEIIPVNKAVEKDQESPIVIDSMKIVELILSACPNADVQVVGPVQTIVWHDVKKQPMKPLMFSLVWFLLFVGSALAIMNFHEDVSMSGVHKKLYRVITGTEVDHPLWLQIPYSFGLGLGMILFFNHLFRKRINDEPSPLEMEMFNYEDNIDRYVALNHRREDKRKQENKK, encoded by the coding sequence ATGGACGAGAGAGTCTATATACGGTTAAAAGCACGTGTAAGAGCCCCAAAGCCCGAGACTCTTATGTTAAAAGATATAGCCCAGCTCATTGCAGATGAACAGATGCTCAGGAATCTTGAGATTATCCCTGTAAATAAGGCTGTGGAAAAAGATCAGGAGAGTCCTATCGTCATTGATTCCATGAAAATTGTAGAACTGATACTGAGTGCGTGCCCAAACGCTGATGTTCAAGTAGTGGGGCCAGTCCAGACCATCGTCTGGCATGATGTAAAAAAACAACCGATGAAGCCTCTTATGTTCAGTCTGGTCTGGTTTCTGCTGTTTGTAGGATCAGCACTGGCAATTATGAATTTTCATGAAGATGTAAGTATGTCAGGTGTTCATAAAAAACTTTACAGAGTGATTACAGGTACAGAAGTGGATCATCCATTGTGGCTTCAGATTCCGTATTCCTTTGGACTGGGGCTGGGAATGATCCTGTTTTTTAACCATTTGTTCCGTAAGCGCATCAACGATGAGCCAAGCCCGCTGGAGATGGAAATGTTTAATTATGAGGACAACATTGACCGCTATGTAGCTCTGAATCACCGCCGTGAAGACAAGAGGAAACAGGAGAATAAAAAGTGA
- a CDS encoding stage V sporulation protein AB, whose amino-acid sequence MIDPIVTILVGLAGGIAVGSGLVAFLTVLGIIPRLAQLTNTSRLVTKYESAVIIGALSGAWMSLGDPGLSLLPAVASPVGLAAGMFVGLLAAALTEVLNVFPILAKRVGVAERISWLLFAIVLGKITGSLFHWLYFYPMR is encoded by the coding sequence GTGATTGACCCGATTGTTACAATTCTTGTCGGTCTTGCAGGGGGGATTGCTGTCGGGAGTGGTCTTGTGGCTTTCCTGACAGTTCTCGGTATCATTCCGCGACTTGCCCAGCTGACAAATACAAGCAGGCTTGTTACCAAGTACGAAAGTGCTGTCATCATAGGAGCGCTCAGCGGTGCATGGATGAGTCTCGGTGACCCCGGACTGAGTCTGCTTCCGGCTGTGGCATCTCCGGTAGGCCTCGCAGCGGGGATGTTTGTAGGACTTCTTGCAGCAGCGCTTACAGAGGTTCTGAATGTATTCCCGATTCTGGCAAAAAGAGTGGGGGTGGCAGAGAGGATATCATGGTTGCTTTTTGCTATTGTCCTTGGCAAAATAACGGGCTCTCTGTTTCACTGGTTATACTTTTATCCTATGAGGTGA
- the spoVAC gene encoding stage V sporulation protein AC codes for MKSAEQIRKDRFEERRKKLISKTTWIKNCLIAFAVGGILAAFGQWLFNRYIVWFGLTEREAVNPVLATFIFLSCLLTGIGIFDKLSEKWGAGLIVPVTGFANSVTSSGMESRAEGIVFGVTGNMFRIAGVVLVFGVVSAYLVSFIRVLIETLIR; via the coding sequence ATGAAATCGGCTGAACAAATAAGAAAAGACCGTTTCGAAGAACGGAGAAAGAAGCTCATCTCAAAGACAACATGGATAAAAAACTGCCTGATTGCATTTGCTGTCGGAGGAATCCTTGCTGCTTTTGGTCAATGGCTGTTTAACCGGTATATCGTGTGGTTCGGTCTGACAGAAAGAGAAGCGGTTAACCCAGTCCTGGCTACATTTATTTTTCTTTCCTGTTTACTTACGGGGATTGGTATTTTTGACAAGCTGAGTGAAAAATGGGGAGCAGGCCTTATTGTTCCGGTAACAGGTTTTGCAAATTCAGTTACAAGCAGTGGAATGGAATCGAGAGCAGAAGGAATCGTATTCGGTGTTACAGGCAATATGTTCCGCATTGCAGGAGTCGTGCTTGTATTTGGTGTTGTTTCTGCGTATCTTGTTTCCTTCATAAGAGTTCTGATTGAAACGCTAATTCGTTAA
- the spoVAD gene encoding stage V sporulation protein AD, translated as MKDIKQTWVFDSPVYIESCASVSGPMEKSGPVGRFLDKSFEDLYCGESTWEKAERALMKEAVSLCLSKESIQKEEVGLFIAGDLLNQNVTSHYTAREYPWPYLGMFSACATSMEGIAIASMCVHSGMVQRSLTAVSSHYGAVERQFRLPLEHVKQRPKTAMRTVTGAGAAVISGKKSPIAVRSVTIGKVVDWGLRDPLDMGQAMAPAAFDTLKKHLNDTGKTEEDYDLIITGDLSMFGSRQFLELCEEDGLYITDRYLDGGNTVYGYHPEGYAGGSGAGCSALVLYGYVFRRMRKEHWKKVLCIATGALFNPLTIRQKETIPCIAHAVEFELTAGLEE; from the coding sequence GTGAAAGACATTAAACAGACCTGGGTATTTGACAGCCCCGTATATATTGAATCCTGCGCAAGTGTATCGGGGCCTATGGAAAAATCAGGTCCTGTCGGCCGTTTTCTTGATAAGTCCTTTGAAGATTTGTACTGCGGCGAAAGTACCTGGGAAAAAGCTGAAAGAGCGTTGATGAAAGAAGCAGTATCACTCTGTCTGAGTAAAGAAAGTATACAGAAAGAAGAAGTGGGGCTGTTTATTGCCGGGGACCTGCTCAACCAAAACGTAACAAGCCATTACACAGCACGTGAATATCCGTGGCCGTATTTAGGCATGTTCAGTGCCTGTGCAACGTCAATGGAAGGGATCGCGATTGCATCTATGTGTGTACATTCTGGAATGGTCCAAAGAAGTCTTACTGCAGTTTCCAGCCATTATGGTGCAGTGGAGAGGCAGTTCAGACTGCCTTTGGAACATGTGAAGCAACGGCCGAAAACCGCTATGAGAACGGTGACCGGAGCAGGTGCTGCTGTTATATCGGGGAAGAAGAGTCCGATTGCTGTCCGTTCTGTAACCATTGGCAAAGTAGTGGACTGGGGATTGAGAGATCCTCTTGACATGGGTCAGGCAATGGCACCTGCTGCTTTCGACACATTAAAAAAACATTTAAACGATACAGGAAAGACTGAAGAAGACTACGATCTTATCATTACGGGAGATCTTAGTATGTTCGGCTCCCGGCAGTTCCTTGAGTTGTGCGAAGAGGATGGACTGTACATAACAGACCGGTATCTGGATGGCGGGAATACGGTATACGGGTATCATCCTGAAGGATATGCGGGAGGAAGCGGCGCCGGTTGCAGCGCTCTTGTTCTTTACGGATACGTGTTCAGGAGGATGCGTAAGGAACATTGGAAAAAAGTGCTCTGTATAGCAACAGGAGCGTTGTTTAACCCTTTAACGATAAGACAGAAAGAAACGATCCCCTGTATTGCTCATGCAGTGGAGTTTGAACTGACAGCCGGTTTGGAGGAATAA
- the spoVAE gene encoding stage V sporulation protein AE, translating into MEYVFAFLVGGFFCLTGQLFMDIGKWSPAHIMGGFVVGGALMDGFHLYDKLIDLAGMGAILPISSFGHFLVHGAMTEAERYGFLGIGMGIFEVTSAGVSTAILFGFLASIIFKPKG; encoded by the coding sequence ATGGAGTACGTCTTCGCATTTTTAGTCGGAGGATTCTTTTGTCTTACTGGTCAGCTATTTATGGATATTGGCAAATGGTCCCCGGCTCACATTATGGGCGGATTCGTTGTGGGCGGGGCGCTAATGGACGGGTTTCATTTATATGATAAGCTGATTGACTTAGCTGGCATGGGTGCTATTCTCCCAATTTCAAGCTTTGGACATTTCCTTGTTCACGGGGCAATGACAGAAGCAGAAAGATACGGATTTTTAGGAATAGGGATGGGTATTTTTGAAGTAACGTCTGCAGGTGTATCTACAGCCATATTGTTTGGTTTTCTTGCGAGTATCATCTTCAAGCCGAAGGGGTGA
- a CDS encoding stage V sporulation protein AE produces the protein MEKKKRVILITDGDTSARMAVEAASRKLNCCCISKSGGNPSPLSGEELVELVMECPDDPVVVLFDDCGYPEEGPGEKAMITICNHPDITILGALAVASQSYSHEWAKVHFSLDRNGDLTEYGVDKDGIIDTEIRRIRGDTVYILDQIDIPIVIGIGDLGKMGGRDSAEKGAPITTQAIQTILERSQSE, from the coding sequence ATGGAAAAGAAAAAGCGGGTTATATTAATCACTGACGGTGATACGTCAGCAAGGATGGCCGTTGAAGCGGCTTCAAGGAAATTAAATTGTTGCTGTATATCCAAATCCGGCGGAAACCCAAGTCCACTGAGCGGGGAGGAGCTGGTGGAACTCGTTATGGAATGCCCGGACGATCCTGTGGTGGTGTTATTTGATGATTGCGGCTATCCGGAAGAAGGTCCGGGTGAGAAGGCCATGATAACGATTTGCAACCATCCTGACATTACTATTCTTGGTGCCCTTGCAGTTGCCTCGCAATCCTATTCCCATGAGTGGGCAAAGGTGCATTTTTCACTTGACAGAAATGGAGATCTTACGGAATACGGTGTTGATAAAGACGGCATAATTGATACAGAAATAAGGCGTATACGGGGAGATACTGTTTATATATTGGACCAGATTGACATTCCTATTGTTATTGGTATTGGAGATCTTGGAAAAATGGGGGGCCGTGATTCTGCAGAAAAAGGGGCACCGATTACGACACAGGCTATACAAACCATCCTGGAAAGGAGCCAGAGCGAATGA
- a CDS encoding spore germination protein, with translation MTDSHQDETKQNHPLSRNILDNERRMKERVGIGKSFDVGVRKLHILDKEVQFYFVNGLCDTQYIIELLRELMFIDVADRKKRNVRDQIENHLAHMQVEYADTLDDAIRQMLSGLISIFIDGEAQAIIVDVRSYPGRGPEEPDLEKVVRGSRDGYTENIIQNTALTRRRIRDERLRNEILQVGRRSKTDISLCYLEGVVDKDLVGVVKKELEGIDIDGLTMSDKLVEEFIVKQGNNPFPLVRYTERPDVAATHILEGHLVIIVDASPSAMILPTTFFHHVQHAEEYRQAAFVGTFLRWVRFAGIAFSLFILPLWLLMVVEPSLLPPGYEYIGPDETTNVPIFLQIILAELGIELLRMAAIHTPSPLATALGLVAALLIGEIAIEVGLFVPEVILYVAVGAIGMFATPSYELSIALRIMRLGLLVAVVLFKVQGFVIGTTALFLALASIKSLNVPYMWPFLPFYPKALADVMMRQAVPMKMKRPSIVHPKDPVKQAKSKT, from the coding sequence ATGACAGATTCTCATCAAGATGAAACAAAACAAAATCATCCTTTGTCACGAAACATCCTGGATAATGAAAGAAGAATGAAAGAACGTGTCGGGATCGGTAAAAGCTTTGATGTAGGAGTACGTAAACTACATATTTTAGACAAAGAAGTCCAGTTTTATTTTGTCAACGGTCTCTGTGACACCCAATATATCATTGAACTCCTAAGAGAATTAATGTTTATTGATGTTGCCGACCGTAAAAAAAGAAACGTCCGGGATCAAATTGAAAATCATCTTGCCCATATGCAGGTTGAATATGCAGATACTCTTGATGATGCCATTCGCCAAATGCTATCGGGACTTATATCCATTTTTATTGATGGTGAAGCACAAGCTATTATTGTGGACGTTCGAAGTTATCCTGGCAGAGGGCCGGAAGAACCGGACCTTGAAAAAGTCGTAAGGGGAAGCCGTGACGGATACACAGAAAATATCATTCAAAACACCGCACTTACAAGAAGAAGAATCAGAGACGAACGCTTAAGAAACGAAATTCTTCAAGTGGGAAGACGTTCAAAGACCGACATCAGCCTCTGTTATCTGGAAGGGGTTGTTGATAAAGATCTGGTGGGTGTCGTAAAAAAAGAGCTTGAAGGAATCGATATTGATGGACTGACAATGTCAGATAAGCTCGTAGAGGAATTTATCGTCAAACAGGGCAATAACCCCTTTCCTCTCGTTCGTTACACCGAAAGACCTGACGTTGCAGCTACTCACATTCTGGAGGGACATCTTGTCATTATCGTAGATGCCTCTCCGAGTGCCATGATTCTTCCTACGACGTTTTTTCATCACGTCCAGCATGCAGAGGAATACCGGCAGGCAGCATTTGTCGGAACATTCTTGAGGTGGGTCCGGTTTGCTGGAATAGCGTTCTCGTTATTTATTCTGCCGTTATGGCTTCTGATGGTAGTAGAACCGAGTCTTCTGCCCCCGGGGTATGAGTACATCGGTCCCGATGAAACAACCAATGTTCCAATCTTCCTCCAAATCATCCTTGCAGAACTTGGGATAGAACTCCTCAGGATGGCGGCCATACATACGCCGTCCCCTCTGGCTACTGCTTTGGGGCTTGTGGCTGCTCTGCTCATCGGGGAAATTGCTATAGAAGTAGGGCTCTTTGTGCCTGAAGTTATCCTTTATGTTGCAGTCGGAGCCATCGGGATGTTTGCAACACCAAGCTATGAACTGAGTATTGCTCTTCGTATTATGAGGCTTGGTCTCCTTGTTGCTGTTGTACTGTTTAAAGTGCAGGGCTTTGTGATCGGGACGACGGCGTTGTTCCTTGCTCTTGCATCAATAAAGTCTTTGAATGTTCCATATATGTGGCCATTCCTTCCGTTTTACCCAAAAGCCCTTGCAGATGTCATGATGCGTCAGGCCGTACCGATGAAAATGAAACGTCCAAGTATTGTTCATCCGAAAGATCCGGTCAAACAGGCCAAAAGCAAGACATAG
- the lysA gene encoding diaminopimelate decarboxylase — MTTRNHDVNSKGNLTINGVDTTYLAEKYGTPLYVYDVEDICIRANAFKEAFEKEGIQYQVAYASKAFSCVAIVQLMDELGLSLDVVSGGELYTALEAGFPPERIHFHGNNKSPDEIEMAVKAGIGCFVVDNFHELTWLTGITQTLETSMKVLLRITPGVEAHTHEYISTGQEDSKFGFDITSGQAEKAIAQVLDEDRLELLGVHCHIGSQIFETSGFVSAVDEIFNHLQEWRENTGFTPEVVNLGGGFGIRYNEDDTPLPLGHYVEAMVRSVKEHAEAKDFPIPEIWIEPGRALVGEAGTTLYTVGSRKSIPGVRDYVSVDGGMTDNLRPALYQAKYDAIVANKAQKEKTETVSIAGKCCESGDMLIWDVDTPVLEQGDILAVPSTGAYGYSMANNYNRIQRPAVVFLNNKSDQCVIERETYANMTRLDRPWKKTEAKTKVYS, encoded by the coding sequence ATGACTACAAGAAACCATGATGTAAACAGTAAAGGGAATCTGACAATCAATGGTGTTGACACCACATATCTGGCGGAAAAGTACGGTACGCCATTATATGTCTATGATGTGGAAGATATCTGCATCCGTGCAAATGCCTTTAAAGAGGCTTTTGAAAAGGAAGGGATTCAGTACCAGGTTGCTTATGCAAGTAAAGCATTCAGTTGTGTGGCTATTGTGCAGCTGATGGATGAGCTCGGGTTAAGTCTTGATGTTGTGTCCGGGGGGGAGCTTTACACTGCTCTGGAAGCTGGCTTTCCTCCTGAACGCATTCATTTTCATGGAAACAACAAATCACCAGATGAAATAGAAATGGCTGTCAAAGCGGGAATAGGCTGCTTTGTTGTCGATAACTTTCATGAACTGACGTGGCTTACGGGTATAACACAGACCCTTGAAACTTCCATGAAAGTACTGCTTCGTATAACGCCAGGAGTCGAAGCTCATACCCACGAGTATATCAGTACAGGTCAGGAAGATTCAAAATTCGGCTTTGATATTACAAGCGGGCAGGCAGAAAAAGCCATCGCCCAGGTCCTGGATGAGGACCGTCTTGAACTCCTTGGGGTTCACTGTCACATCGGGTCTCAGATCTTTGAGACTAGTGGCTTTGTTTCAGCAGTCGATGAAATATTCAACCACTTGCAGGAGTGGAGAGAAAATACAGGCTTTACACCTGAAGTTGTGAATTTAGGTGGAGGTTTTGGAATTCGTTATAACGAGGATGATACACCTCTGCCCCTCGGTCATTATGTTGAGGCTATGGTCAGGTCTGTAAAAGAGCATGCAGAAGCGAAAGATTTTCCTATACCTGAAATATGGATTGAACCTGGCCGTGCACTCGTAGGGGAGGCCGGCACAACCCTTTATACTGTTGGGTCCCGCAAATCAATTCCAGGTGTGAGAGATTACGTATCCGTGGACGGAGGGATGACCGACAACCTGCGCCCGGCTCTTTATCAGGCAAAGTACGACGCGATTGTAGCGAATAAGGCACAGAAGGAAAAGACGGAGACAGTTTCGATTGCCGGTAAGTGCTGCGAGTCCGGGGATATGCTTATCTGGGATGTAGACACACCTGTCCTTGAACAAGGAGATATTCTTGCTGTCCCATCTACAGGGGCGTATGGTTATTCCATGGCAAATAACTATAACCGTATTCAGAGGCCGGCTGTGGTATTTCTTAATAACAAAAGCGATCAGTGTGTGATCGAACGGGAAACCTATGCTAACATGACGCGTTTGGACAGACCGTGGAAAAAAACAGAAGCAAAAACAAAGGTGTACAGCTGA